A stretch of Shinella zoogloeoides DNA encodes these proteins:
- a CDS encoding HWE histidine kinase domain-containing protein produces the protein MKDNMQPLPSEVAAVLGAPDRLAALDAAMPVFLGPDPDFDDIAALAAALFSVPIALVTVLGRKDQWFLARKGTPEIRAPSEDSFCARMLAACPGEPLAVADTHGDPRFAGLPSVTGEPHLRFYAGAPVQIGGQAIGTVCVFDVKPHVGLAGDLLPQLQRLAGVAASLITLKDEARRRALAAEALSREEKRHALALDAANVASWLWDISTGVVSGNETFYRMLGVKPARPMSARKFFTSVHPADRKVTIDRLRSALSTGKEYDGLFRAAKTGRWLLGRGRVHEWDGEGRPTVFLGINVDVTDGQLASERTRLLLRELNHRVKNTLAMLQSLARQTLRQTSDPVEFMEAFAGRLQSLSEAHGLLSDHEWGVIHLKMLLQKQILPYAMDYESQIEIHKDEVELGPDQAVGLGLVLHELATNARKYGALSVRSGKVVITARVVNEDSQRVLNMTWHEVGGPPVDPAAGRRGFGSVLIERSLDKVLGSSVHVEYLPKGVTAVVRMPL, from the coding sequence ATGAAGGACAATATGCAGCCATTGCCATCCGAAGTCGCTGCGGTTCTGGGCGCGCCCGACCGTTTGGCGGCGCTCGACGCGGCCATGCCGGTCTTTCTCGGTCCCGATCCCGATTTCGACGATATCGCCGCGCTTGCCGCCGCACTCTTCAGTGTGCCGATCGCGCTTGTCACCGTGCTTGGCCGCAAGGACCAGTGGTTCCTTGCCCGCAAGGGTACGCCGGAAATTCGCGCGCCGTCGGAGGATTCCTTCTGCGCGCGCATGCTCGCGGCGTGTCCGGGCGAGCCGCTGGCCGTTGCCGACACCCATGGTGACCCGCGCTTTGCCGGCCTGCCGAGTGTGACGGGCGAGCCGCACCTGCGCTTTTACGCCGGTGCGCCGGTCCAGATCGGTGGCCAGGCCATCGGCACGGTCTGCGTCTTCGATGTGAAGCCTCATGTCGGCCTTGCGGGGGACCTGCTGCCGCAGTTGCAGCGGCTTGCGGGGGTTGCTGCCTCTCTTATCACGCTGAAGGACGAGGCGCGGCGGCGCGCGCTGGCGGCCGAAGCGCTCTCGCGGGAGGAAAAGCGCCATGCGCTGGCGCTCGACGCGGCCAATGTGGCAAGCTGGCTCTGGGATATCTCGACCGGTGTGGTTTCCGGCAACGAGACCTTCTACCGCATGCTGGGCGTCAAGCCGGCAAGGCCGATGAGCGCGCGGAAATTCTTCACCTCCGTGCATCCGGCCGACCGCAAGGTGACCATCGACCGCCTGCGCAGCGCGCTTTCCACCGGCAAGGAATATGACGGCCTGTTCCGTGCGGCGAAAACCGGACGCTGGCTGCTCGGCCGCGGCCGCGTGCACGAATGGGATGGGGAGGGTCGCCCGACCGTGTTCCTCGGCATCAATGTGGATGTCACCGACGGGCAGCTCGCCTCGGAACGGACACGCCTCCTGCTGCGGGAGCTGAACCATCGGGTGAAGAATACGCTCGCCATGCTGCAATCGCTGGCGCGCCAGACCCTGCGCCAGACCAGCGACCCGGTGGAGTTCATGGAGGCTTTCGCCGGCCGCCTGCAATCGTTGTCGGAGGCGCACGGCCTGCTCAGCGACCATGAATGGGGCGTGATCCATCTGAAAATGCTGCTGCAGAAGCAGATATTGCCCTATGCGATGGATTACGAAAGCCAGATCGAGATCCACAAGGACGAGGTGGAGCTGGGGCCGGACCAGGCGGTCGGCCTCGGTCTCGTGCTGCACGAGCTTGCCACCAATGCCCGCAAATACGGGGCCTTGTCCGTGCGATCCGGCAAGGTGGTGATCACCGCCCGCGTGGTGAACGAGGATAGCCAGCGCGTGCTCAACATGACGTGGCACGAGGTCGGCGGCCCGCCGGTCGATCCGGCCGCCGGCCGGCGCGGTTTCGGTTCGGTGCTGATCGAGCGGAGCCTCGACAAGGTCCTCGGCAGCAGCGTGCATGTCGAGTATCTGCCGAAAGGCGTGACGGCGGTCGTGCGCATGCCGCTTTGA
- a CDS encoding RNA polymerase sigma factor — protein MDREQTTFKREMLAVLPSLRAFAISLIGRHDQADDLVQDTIMKAWAKQEQFEMGTNMKAWLFTILRNELYSKLRKRGREVQDSDGIFTENLAQHPSQYGSLDMQDFKKALEKLPDEQREAIILVGASGFSYEEAAEICGCALGTIKSRVNRARQRLQELLQVSGESDYGPDAVSAPITSRAFAS, from the coding sequence ATGGACCGGGAACAGACGACTTTCAAGCGCGAGATGCTGGCGGTCCTGCCGAGCCTTCGCGCCTTCGCGATCTCCCTGATCGGCCGCCACGACCAGGCCGACGATCTCGTACAGGACACGATCATGAAGGCCTGGGCCAAGCAGGAACAGTTCGAGATGGGCACGAACATGAAGGCGTGGCTCTTCACGATCCTGCGCAACGAGCTTTACAGCAAGCTGCGCAAGCGCGGCCGCGAAGTGCAGGATAGCGACGGTATCTTCACCGAGAACCTTGCACAGCACCCCTCGCAATACGGCTCGCTCGACATGCAGGACTTCAAGAAGGCGCTGGAGAAGTTACCGGACGAGCAGCGCGAGGCGATCATCCTCGTCGGCGCTTCCGGCTTCTCCTACGAGGAGGCGGCGGAAATCTGCGGCTGCGCGCTCGGCACGATCAAGAGCCGCGTGAATCGCGCCCGCCAGCGTCTGCAGGAGCTGCTGCAGGTGAGCGGCGAGAGCGACTACGGGCCGGACGCGGTGTCCGCGCCCATCACGTCGCGCGCCTTCGCATCCTGA
- a CDS encoding NepR family anti-sigma factor yields the protein MNTTNSTNKPPKRPGDPNAQIAMKLRAFYHSVQDEALPQRFLDLLEKLDAVEGSVQRAE from the coding sequence GTGAACACCACAAACAGCACGAACAAACCTCCCAAACGACCGGGTGACCCGAATGCGCAGATTGCGATGAAGCTGCGCGCATTCTACCATTCCGTACAGGACGAGGCGCTTCCCCAGAGGTTCCTGGATCTTCTCGAAAAATTGGATGCTGTCGAAGGCAGTGTGCAACGTGCCGAGTGA
- a CDS encoding response regulator, with protein MPISDRIGPHLPALRRYARALAGTQSSGDAYVAATLETILVDPMLMREGEDDKMRLFALLSRIIASLPVSMGRGASSLVPGAETPFDLSGVPPRGRQALLLATVEGFSVEETAEILEAETTAIRALLDAAFAEIAAQAETGIMIIEDEPLIALDLAHMVSGMGHRVTGIARTQAEAETLWSDSQPGLVLADVKLADGSSGIDAVNTILARTDIPVIFITAYPEKLLTGERPEPAFLVSKPFNPEQVKVLINQALLFTPQTRAAA; from the coding sequence ATGCCCATTTCCGACCGTATCGGACCGCACCTTCCGGCCCTGCGCCGCTATGCCCGTGCCCTGGCGGGCACCCAGTCCTCGGGCGATGCCTATGTGGCCGCCACGCTCGAAACCATCCTCGTCGACCCCATGCTCATGCGCGAGGGCGAGGACGACAAGATGAGGCTCTTCGCACTGCTCAGCCGCATCATCGCCTCGCTGCCGGTCTCGATGGGCCGGGGCGCATCTTCCCTCGTTCCCGGCGCGGAGACGCCCTTCGATCTTTCCGGTGTTCCCCCGCGCGGCCGGCAGGCTCTGCTGCTCGCGACGGTCGAGGGCTTCTCCGTCGAGGAGACGGCCGAAATCCTTGAAGCGGAAACGACGGCCATTCGCGCCCTGCTCGACGCCGCCTTCGCGGAGATCGCCGCCCAGGCCGAAACGGGCATCATGATCATCGAGGACGAGCCGCTGATCGCGCTCGACCTTGCCCATATGGTGAGCGGCATGGGCCATCGGGTGACCGGCATCGCCCGCACCCAGGCGGAAGCCGAGACGCTGTGGAGCGACAGCCAGCCCGGCCTCGTGCTCGCCGACGTCAAGCTCGCCGACGGCTCCTCCGGCATCGACGCCGTGAACACGATCCTTGCCCGTACCGATATTCCCGTCATCTTCATCACGGCCTATCCGGAAAAGCTGCTGACGGGCGAACGCCCGGAGCCGGCCTTCCTCGTGTCGAAGCCCTTCAATCCGGAGCAGGTGAAGGTGCTTATCAACCAGGCCCTTCTCTTCACGCCGCAGACCCGCGCAGCGGCCTGA
- a CDS encoding FGGY-family carbohydrate kinase, whose amino-acid sequence MRDLIVAVDIGTGSARAGVFDRRGALLGRSEHPIAMRRPSVNHAEHDSEDIWRALCVAVKAACAAAGADASRVAALGVDATCSLVVRDGAGRPLAVSGGEDARWDTIVWLDHRALEEADACTATQHPVLAHSGHVMSPEMQMPKLLWLKRHQPAQWAKAGYFFDLADFITWRATGMNARSRCTMAAKWNYLSHERSGWSESFLQAIGLEDVRERGALPAQTLAVGAAVGRLTPEAAASLGLDTDCVVAAGLIDAYAGALGVLGPFAGAPDRLERRLALIGGTSSCIVALSREKKFGFGMWGPYYEVVLPGHWLIEGGQSAAGALLDHIVRAHGAGGEPDAATHARIAARIAEMRAEEGEAFAARLHVLPDFHGNRSPLADPHALGVISGLSLDASFDGLCRLYWRTAVAIALGIRQILEKLNDAGYPADVLHVAGGHVRNPLLLELYRDVTGCRIVVPDSGDAVLLGTAMVAAVAGGLYPDLPAAGAGMQGGGTEFLPDAARKAGYDRDYRRFLALSRHRAELEAIG is encoded by the coding sequence ATGCGCGATCTGATCGTTGCGGTGGACATCGGCACGGGCAGTGCCCGGGCCGGCGTCTTCGACCGGCGCGGCGCGCTGCTCGGGCGTTCCGAACATCCCATCGCCATGCGCCGCCCCAGCGTCAATCACGCCGAGCACGATTCGGAAGATATCTGGCGCGCCCTGTGCGTGGCGGTGAAGGCCGCCTGCGCGGCGGCGGGTGCGGATGCCTCCCGGGTCGCCGCCCTCGGCGTCGACGCGACCTGCTCGCTCGTCGTGCGCGACGGAGCCGGGAGGCCGCTTGCCGTTTCCGGCGGCGAGGACGCGCGCTGGGACACCATCGTCTGGCTCGATCACCGCGCGCTGGAGGAGGCGGATGCCTGCACTGCCACGCAGCACCCGGTTCTCGCCCATTCCGGCCATGTCATGTCGCCGGAAATGCAGATGCCGAAGCTTCTTTGGCTGAAGCGCCATCAGCCGGCGCAATGGGCGAAGGCCGGCTATTTCTTCGATCTTGCCGATTTCATCACTTGGCGGGCGACCGGCATGAATGCCCGCTCGCGCTGCACCATGGCGGCCAAGTGGAACTATCTCTCCCATGAGCGAAGCGGCTGGAGCGAGAGCTTCCTGCAGGCGATCGGCCTTGAGGATGTACGTGAACGCGGTGCCCTGCCTGCGCAGACGCTTGCCGTCGGCGCGGCCGTTGGGCGGCTGACCCCGGAGGCGGCCGCCAGCCTCGGTCTCGACACGGACTGCGTGGTCGCGGCGGGGCTGATCGATGCCTATGCCGGCGCGCTCGGCGTGCTCGGCCCCTTCGCCGGCGCGCCGGACAGGCTGGAACGTCGCCTCGCGCTGATCGGCGGCACATCGAGCTGCATCGTCGCGCTTTCGCGGGAAAAGAAGTTCGGCTTCGGCATGTGGGGACCGTATTACGAGGTGGTGCTGCCGGGCCATTGGCTCATCGAGGGCGGCCAGTCCGCCGCGGGCGCGTTGCTCGACCATATCGTGCGGGCGCATGGCGCGGGTGGCGAGCCGGATGCGGCGACCCATGCCCGGATCGCGGCACGCATAGCCGAGATGCGGGCGGAAGAGGGAGAGGCCTTCGCTGCCCGGCTGCATGTCCTGCCCGATTTCCACGGCAACCGCTCGCCGCTGGCCGATCCGCACGCGCTCGGGGTGATCAGCGGCCTGTCGCTCGATGCGTCCTTCGACGGCCTCTGCCGGCTCTACTGGCGCACTGCGGTGGCCATCGCGCTCGGTATCCGCCAGATTCTCGAAAAGCTGAACGACGCGGGCTATCCGGCCGATGTGCTCCATGTCGCCGGCGGCCATGTGCGCAATCCGCTGCTGCTGGAACTCTACCGAGACGTCACCGGCTGCCGCATCGTGGTGCCGGACAGCGGTGATGCGGTGCTTCTGGGAACGGCGATGGTCGCGGCGGTTGCCGGCGGCCTGTATCCGGACCTGCCGGCGGCCGGCGCGGGCATGCAGGGGGGCGGCACGGAATTCCTGCCTGACGCCGCGCGCAAGGCCGGCTATGACCGGGATTATCGCCGGTTCCTCGCGCTTTCCCGCCACCGGGCGGAGCTTGAGGCGATCGGTTGA
- a CDS encoding HAD family hydrolase → MAAIATQLVIFDCDGVLVDSEPISITVLVEALAAAGVTMSEEEAHQRFLGRSLKSMSEILHDDYGLAVDAAFLDSMRKALYERFRSELQPIAGIAETVDGLGIAHCVASSSQPERIRLSLSVTGLLDRFEPNIFSASMVRHGKPAPDLFLHASAAMGVEPGRCVVVEDSPAGIAAAKSAGMRVVAFTGGSHARSPQHREALLSLQPDALFDDMRELLQFVREDEDGGKEH, encoded by the coding sequence ATGGCCGCCATAGCGACACAACTGGTCATCTTCGATTGCGACGGCGTGCTCGTCGACAGCGAGCCGATCTCGATCACGGTGCTGGTCGAGGCCCTTGCCGCGGCCGGCGTGACGATGAGCGAGGAGGAGGCGCACCAGCGTTTCCTCGGGCGCAGCCTGAAAAGCATGTCGGAAATCCTGCATGACGACTATGGCCTCGCCGTCGACGCCGCCTTTCTCGATAGCATGCGCAAGGCGCTCTACGAGCGCTTCCGCAGCGAACTGCAGCCCATTGCGGGCATAGCAGAGACCGTCGATGGGCTGGGCATCGCTCATTGCGTGGCCTCGTCGAGCCAGCCGGAACGCATCCGCCTGTCGCTTTCCGTCACAGGCCTGCTCGACCGTTTCGAGCCGAACATCTTCAGCGCCAGCATGGTCAGGCACGGCAAGCCCGCGCCTGACCTTTTCCTCCATGCCAGCGCGGCCATGGGGGTGGAGCCGGGCCGCTGCGTGGTCGTGGAGGACAGTCCGGCCGGCATCGCCGCCGCGAAATCCGCCGGCATGCGGGTCGTCGCTTTCACCGGCGGTTCCCATGCGCGCTCGCCGCAGCACCGCGAGGCTCTCCTCAGCCTCCAGCCCGACGCCCTGTTTGACGACATGCGGGAATTGTTACAGTTTGTCCGTGAGGACGAGGACGGCGGGAAAGAGCATTGA
- a CDS encoding mannitol dehydrogenase family protein has product MTTKLSLATLKDIAATASVPAYARGGLAAGIVHFGVGNFHRAHQAVYLDDLFNLGLDHDWAIVGAGVLPSDAAMRDKLAGQDFLTTVVEQDNNRSGARVTGAMIDYLAPGNAAATIAQLADPAIRIVSLTITEGGYFINPASGVFDPTHPAIAADAANPGDPKTVFGLILAGLKARRDKGIAPYTVMSCDNIPHNGKVTRAAVSGLARLSDPALADWIEANVAFPNGMVDRITPATGAREIAIAADDYGIDDAWPVFCEEFKQWVLEDNFPQGRPALEKAGVQFVPDVAPYEHMKIRILNGGHAAIAYPAALLDIHFVHEAMEDADIRAFLAKLEREEIIPVIPPVPDTDLNDYFALIERRFLNPKIADTIPRLAQDGSNRQPKFILPSTADRLSRGEDVVGLSLVSALWCHYLAGKSDSGKDIAFNDPNIDRIRAAATAAKGDPGAFLELKDIFGTVAGSDLFRKRFAHALKSLQRDGTRATLKRYLEDRLAD; this is encoded by the coding sequence ATGACCACGAAACTGTCGCTCGCCACCCTCAAGGACATTGCTGCAACGGCAAGCGTGCCCGCCTATGCGCGCGGCGGCCTTGCGGCCGGCATCGTCCATTTCGGCGTCGGCAATTTCCACCGGGCGCATCAGGCGGTCTATCTGGACGATCTCTTCAATCTCGGCCTCGACCATGACTGGGCGATCGTCGGCGCGGGCGTCCTGCCGTCCGATGCGGCGATGCGCGATAAGCTGGCGGGACAGGATTTCCTGACGACGGTGGTGGAGCAGGACAACAACCGCTCCGGCGCGCGCGTCACGGGCGCGATGATCGATTACCTTGCGCCCGGCAATGCGGCGGCGACCATTGCCCAGCTTGCCGATCCGGCGATCCGCATCGTTTCCCTGACGATCACCGAGGGCGGCTACTTCATCAACCCGGCGTCCGGCGTCTTCGACCCGACCCACCCGGCCATTGCCGCCGATGCGGCGAATCCCGGCGATCCGAAAACCGTCTTCGGCCTCATCCTCGCGGGCCTCAAGGCGCGCCGGGACAAGGGTATCGCGCCCTATACCGTCATGTCCTGCGACAACATTCCGCACAATGGAAAGGTGACCCGCGCGGCTGTGTCCGGTCTTGCCCGCCTCTCCGATCCGGCTCTTGCCGACTGGATCGAGGCCAATGTCGCCTTCCCGAACGGCATGGTCGACCGCATCACGCCGGCGACGGGCGCGCGCGAGATCGCCATCGCGGCGGACGATTACGGCATCGACGATGCCTGGCCGGTCTTCTGTGAGGAGTTCAAGCAATGGGTGCTGGAAGATAATTTTCCGCAGGGTCGCCCGGCGCTGGAAAAGGCCGGCGTGCAGTTCGTGCCGGATGTCGCTCCCTACGAGCACATGAAGATCCGCATCCTCAACGGCGGCCATGCGGCCATCGCCTATCCGGCCGCCCTGCTCGATATCCACTTCGTGCACGAGGCGATGGAGGACGCGGATATCCGCGCCTTCCTCGCCAAGCTGGAGCGCGAGGAGATCATTCCCGTCATCCCGCCGGTGCCGGACACGGACCTCAACGATTATTTCGCCCTGATCGAACGGCGCTTCCTGAACCCCAAGATCGCCGACACGATCCCGCGTCTCGCGCAGGACGGCTCCAACCGCCAGCCGAAATTCATCCTGCCCTCGACCGCCGACCGGCTTTCGCGCGGGGAGGACGTCGTCGGCCTTTCGCTCGTCTCGGCCCTGTGGTGCCATTACCTCGCGGGTAAATCGGACAGCGGCAAGGATATCGCCTTCAACGACCCCAATATCGATCGCATCCGCGCCGCCGCGACGGCGGCGAAGGGTGATCCGGGCGCTTTCCTCGAACTGAAGGACATCTTCGGAACGGTGGCGGGATCGGACCTCTTCCGCAAGCGGTTCGCCCATGCGCTCAAATCCCTCCAGCGGGACGGCACGCGGGCGACGCTGAAGCGCTATCTGGAGGACCGGCTGGCGGATTGA
- a CDS encoding L-iditol 2-dehydrogenase encodes MKRLEGKSALITGSARGIGRAFAEAYVREGARVAIADINIERASATASEIGSAAYAVQMDVTRQDSIDAAIEACVKEAGGLDILVNNAALFDLAPLVEITRESYDRLFSINVAGTLFTMQAAAKQMIAQGRGGKIVNMASQAGRRGEALVAVYCATKAAVISLTQSAGLNLIRHGINVNAIAPGVVDGEHWDGVDALFAKYENRPLGEKKRLVGAEVPFGRMGTADDLTGMAIFLASQESNYVVAQTYNVDGGNWMS; translated from the coding sequence ATGAAAAGACTGGAAGGCAAGAGCGCGCTGATCACCGGGTCGGCGCGGGGGATCGGCCGCGCATTCGCGGAAGCCTATGTGCGGGAAGGCGCGCGCGTCGCCATCGCCGACATCAACATCGAGCGGGCCTCGGCAACTGCCTCCGAAATCGGCTCCGCGGCCTACGCGGTGCAGATGGACGTGACGCGGCAGGACTCCATCGATGCGGCCATTGAGGCTTGCGTCAAGGAGGCCGGCGGGCTGGATATCCTCGTCAACAATGCGGCGCTGTTCGACCTCGCGCCCCTCGTCGAGATCACGCGGGAGAGCTACGACAGGCTGTTCTCGATCAATGTCGCCGGCACGCTCTTCACGATGCAGGCGGCGGCGAAGCAGATGATCGCGCAGGGCCGCGGCGGCAAGATCGTCAACATGGCGAGCCAGGCCGGCCGGCGCGGCGAAGCGCTGGTTGCCGTCTATTGCGCCACCAAGGCGGCGGTCATCAGCCTGACCCAGTCGGCGGGGCTGAACCTCATCAGGCACGGCATCAACGTCAACGCCATCGCTCCCGGCGTGGTCGACGGCGAGCACTGGGACGGCGTCGATGCGCTCTTTGCGAAATACGAGAACCGTCCGCTCGGCGAGAAGAAGCGCCTCGTCGGCGCGGAAGTACCCTTCGGCCGCATGGGAACGGCGGATGACCTCACCGGCATGGCGATCTTCCTCGCCTCGCAGGAGAGCAACTATGTCGTTGCCCAGACCTACAATGTCGACGGCGGCAACTGGATGAGCTGA
- a CDS encoding ABC transporter ATP-binding protein, with translation MGKIILKKVNKSFGATQVIPGIDLTIEDGEFVVFVGPSGCGKSTLLRLIAGLEDTTSGTIEIDGKDVTAAAPAKRGLAMVFQSYALYPHMSVAKNIAFPLKMAKMDQAAIDKKVTEAARVLNLTNYLERRPGQLSGGQRQRVAIGRAIVREPSAFLFDEPLSNLDAALRGTMRLEISELHHQLKTTMIYVTHDQVEAMTMADKIVVLNAGNIEQVGSPLDLYNKPDNLFVAGFIGSPRMNFVKGEAAKPWNAPTAGIRPEHIRLSKESGTWKGVVGVAEHLGSDTFLHVNVEGVGMLTVRADGDFPVTHGDKVYLTPDETRIHRFDDKGMAIR, from the coding sequence ATGGGCAAGATCATCCTGAAGAAAGTCAACAAGTCCTTCGGTGCGACCCAGGTCATCCCGGGCATCGACCTGACCATCGAGGACGGCGAGTTCGTCGTTTTCGTCGGCCCGTCCGGCTGCGGCAAGTCCACGCTGCTGCGCCTCATCGCCGGCCTCGAGGATACGACAAGCGGCACCATCGAGATCGACGGCAAGGACGTGACGGCCGCTGCTCCCGCCAAGCGCGGGCTCGCAATGGTATTCCAGTCCTATGCGCTCTATCCGCATATGAGCGTCGCCAAGAACATCGCCTTCCCCTTGAAGATGGCCAAGATGGATCAGGCGGCGATAGACAAGAAGGTGACGGAAGCCGCGCGCGTGCTGAACCTCACCAATTACCTGGAGCGGCGGCCAGGACAGCTTTCCGGCGGTCAGCGCCAGCGCGTGGCTATCGGCCGCGCCATCGTGCGCGAACCGTCGGCCTTTTTATTCGACGAGCCGCTGTCCAACCTCGACGCGGCGTTGCGCGGCACGATGCGGCTGGAGATCAGCGAGCTGCATCACCAGCTCAAGACCACGATGATCTACGTCACCCACGACCAGGTCGAGGCGATGACCATGGCCGACAAGATCGTGGTGCTGAATGCCGGCAATATCGAGCAGGTGGGTTCGCCGCTCGATCTCTACAACAAGCCGGATAACCTCTTCGTTGCCGGCTTCATCGGCTCGCCGCGCATGAACTTCGTCAAGGGTGAGGCGGCAAAGCCCTGGAACGCGCCGACCGCCGGCATCCGGCCTGAGCATATCAGGCTCTCCAAGGAGAGCGGCACCTGGAAGGGCGTCGTCGGCGTTGCCGAACATCTCGGCTCCGACACGTTCCTCCACGTCAATGTCGAAGGTGTGGGCATGCTCACCGTTCGTGCCGACGGCGACTTCCCCGTCACCCACGGCGATAAGGTCTACCTCACCCCCGACGAGACCCGTATCCACCGCTTCGACGACAAGGGAATGGCAATCCGATGA
- a CDS encoding carbohydrate ABC transporter permease yields MARAVSKRRTIAFTIAAWIVALVIFFPILYTIITSFKSETEAIQGFNLIPSGTVESYAAVQAQSNYFKFFLNSVIISIGSTLLALLIAVPAAWSMAFAPTRRTKDILMWMLSTKMMPAVAVLVPIYLLFRDFGLLDSRIGLTVMLTMINLPIVIWMLYTYFREIPGEILEAARMDGASLWGEIVYVLTPMAVPGIASTMLLNIILAWNEAFWTIRLTTTNAAPLTAFIASFSSPQGLFWAKLSAASTLAIAPILIMGWFSQKQLVRGLTFGAVK; encoded by the coding sequence ATGGCCCGCGCTGTTTCCAAGAGAAGAACCATCGCCTTCACGATCGCCGCATGGATCGTCGCGCTCGTGATCTTCTTCCCGATCCTCTACACGATCATCACCTCGTTCAAGTCCGAGACCGAGGCCATCCAGGGCTTCAACCTCATCCCCTCGGGCACGGTGGAAAGCTATGCGGCCGTGCAGGCGCAGAGCAACTACTTCAAGTTCTTCCTGAACTCGGTGATCATCTCCATCGGCTCGACGCTGCTGGCGCTTCTGATCGCCGTGCCCGCCGCCTGGTCGATGGCCTTCGCCCCGACACGGCGCACCAAGGACATCCTGATGTGGATGCTCTCGACGAAGATGATGCCGGCCGTCGCCGTCCTCGTGCCGATCTATCTCCTCTTCCGCGACTTCGGCCTGCTCGACAGCCGCATCGGCCTCACGGTCATGCTGACCATGATCAACCTGCCGATCGTGATCTGGATGCTCTACACCTATTTCCGCGAAATCCCGGGCGAGATCCTGGAAGCCGCGCGCATGGATGGAGCCTCGCTCTGGGGCGAGATCGTCTACGTGCTGACGCCGATGGCGGTGCCGGGCATCGCCTCCACCATGCTCCTCAACATCATCCTTGCCTGGAACGAAGCCTTCTGGACGATCCGCCTGACGACGACCAACGCCGCACCGCTGACCGCCTTCATTGCCTCGTTCTCCAGTCCGCAGGGCCTGTTCTGGGCGAAGCTCTCGGCGGCATCCACGCTCGCCATCGCCCCCATCCTCATCATGGGATGGTTCTCACAAAAGCAGCTTGTCCGCGGCCTGACCTTCGGCGCCGTGAAGTAA
- a CDS encoding carbohydrate ABC transporter permease, producing the protein MATENTRGLARVMLAPSVGLLLVWMIVPLAMTLWFSFQNYNLLNPGNVSWAGLFNYKYFYTDPAFFQSIWNTLLIVGGVLLITVAGGIGIALLLDQPMWGQGIVRIMIISPFFVMPPVAALVWKNMIMHPGYGVLADINRALGFQPIDWFAQFPLLSIIIIVAWQWLPFATLILLTALQSLDGEQKEAAEMDGAGFVSRFIYLTLPHLSRSITVVILIQTIFLLGVYAEILVTTNGGPGYASTNLPFLIYRTALLGYDVGGASAGGIIAVILANIVAFFLMRAVGKNLDK; encoded by the coding sequence ATGGCGACGGAGAATACGCGCGGTTTGGCGCGGGTGATGTTGGCGCCCTCTGTGGGCCTGCTTCTGGTCTGGATGATCGTGCCGCTGGCGATGACGCTGTGGTTCTCGTTCCAGAACTACAATCTCCTGAATCCCGGCAATGTGAGCTGGGCGGGGCTGTTCAACTACAAATACTTCTACACCGACCCGGCCTTCTTCCAGTCGATCTGGAACACGCTGCTGATCGTCGGCGGGGTGCTGCTCATCACCGTCGCCGGCGGGATCGGCATCGCGCTTCTCCTCGACCAGCCGATGTGGGGGCAGGGGATCGTGCGCATCATGATCATCTCGCCGTTCTTCGTCATGCCGCCGGTCGCGGCGCTCGTCTGGAAGAACATGATCATGCATCCGGGCTACGGGGTGCTGGCGGATATCAACCGCGCCCTCGGCTTCCAGCCCATCGACTGGTTCGCGCAGTTCCCGCTGCTGTCGATCATCATTATCGTCGCCTGGCAATGGCTGCCCTTCGCCACGCTCATCCTGCTGACCGCGCTGCAATCGCTCGACGGTGAGCAGAAGGAGGCGGCGGAGATGGACGGCGCTGGCTTCGTCAGCCGCTTCATCTACCTGACGCTGCCGCATCTTTCGCGCTCGATCACCGTCGTGATCCTGATCCAGACGATCTTCCTGCTCGGCGTCTACGCGGAAATCCTCGTCACGACCAATGGCGGGCCGGGCTATGCCTCGACCAACCTGCCGTTCCTGATCTACCGGACCGCGCTGCTCGGCTACGACGTCGGCGGAGCGTCCGCCGGCGGCATCATCGCCGTCATCCTCGCCAATATCGTCGCCTTCTTCCTGATGCGCGCCGTCGGCAAGAACCTGGACAAGTAG